Proteins encoded by one window of Taeniopygia guttata chromosome 1A, bTaeGut7.mat, whole genome shotgun sequence:
- the SINHCAF gene encoding SIN3-HDAC complex-associated factor: MFGFHKPKMYRSIEGCCICRAKSSSSRFTDSKRYEKDFQNCFGLHEARSGDICNACVLLVKRWKKLPAGSKKNWNHVVDARAGPSLKTTLKPKKMKTLSGSRIKSNQISKLQKEFKRHNSDAHSTTSSASPAQSPCYSNQSDDGSDTELSAGASRTPVFSFLDLTYWKRQKVCCGIIYKGRFGEVLIDTHLFKPCCSNKKSTTEKPEQEGPQSPAISTQEEW; the protein is encoded by the exons ATGTTTGGCTTTCACAAACCGAAGATGTACCGGAGTATAGAGGGCTGCTGTATTTGCAGAGCTAAGTCTTCCAGTTCTCGTTTCACTGACAGCAAACGTTATGAAAAGGATTTCCAGAATTGTTTTGG GCTCCATGAAGCTCGCTCAGGAGATATTTGCAATGCCTGTGTTCTTTTGgtgaaaagatggaaaaaattacCAGCAGGATCCAAAAAAAACTGGAATCAC GTGGTAGATGCCAGGGCTGGACCCAGCCTTAAAACAACATTGaaaccaaagaaaatgaaaactctctctggaagcagaataAAGAGCAATCAAATCAGCAAACTGCAAAAGGAATTCAAGCGGCACA ATTCTGATGCCCACAGCACAACTTCAAGTGCCTCCCCAGCTCAGTCGCCCTGTTACAGCAACCAGTCAGACGATGGCTCTGACACAGAGCTGAGTGCTGGGGCCAGCAGAACACCAGTGTTCTCCTTCCTAGATCTCACATACTGGAAAAG GCAAAAGGTCTGCTGTGGAATTATTTACAAAGGGCGTTTTGGAGAAGTCCTCATAGACACTCATCTCTTCAAACCTTGTTGTAGCAATAAAAAGTCTACCACTGAAAAGCCAGAACAAGAAGGGCCCCAATCTCCAGCAATCTCCACCCAAGAGGAGTGGTGA